In a single window of the Candidatus Binatia bacterium genome:
- the infA gene encoding translation initiation factor IF-1: MSRDDLLQIPGTVMEMLAGGHFRIRGDKGRDFIARISGRLRRFHIKVIPGDHVTIAVSPYDPTHGLIVHRG; this comes from the coding sequence ATGAGTCGCGACGACCTGCTGCAGATACCGGGCACGGTGATGGAGATGCTCGCCGGCGGGCACTTTCGCATTCGGGGCGACAAAGGTCGCGACTTCATCGCGCGCATCAGCGGCCGACTGCGCCGCTTCCATATCAAGGTGATTCCCGGCGACCATGTGACCATCGCCGTATCACCGTACGACCCAACCCACGGCCTGATCGTCCACCGCGGGTAA
- the rpsU gene encoding 30S ribosomal protein S21, which produces MSELERKANEQAPQPSAGEYPRRRRAQALTVVVDERGVEAALRVFKKLILKEGLLKDIKRHAHYEKPGDRKRRKTREAIRRRRRQAARTRFKLGDRE; this is translated from the coding sequence ATGAGCGAATTGGAGCGTAAAGCCAACGAACAGGCCCCTCAGCCGAGTGCTGGCGAGTATCCCCGCCGGCGCCGGGCTCAGGCTTTGACGGTCGTAGTGGACGAGCGCGGTGTCGAGGCGGCGTTGCGCGTGTTCAAGAAGTTGATCCTGAAAGAGGGTCTGCTCAAAGACATCAAGCGCCACGCGCACTACGAGAAGCCCGGGGATCGGAAGCGCCGCAAAACGCGCGAGGCGATTCGCCGACGCCGCCGACAGGCGGCCCGCACCCGCTTCAAGCTCGGAGATCGCGAATGA